The proteins below are encoded in one region of Nitrosomonas ureae:
- a CDS encoding GH36-type glycosyl hydrolase domain-containing protein — MKEFGFSARTRDILRGALDTELLCSELFSIEQLKRHGIMLAGRYKINPNPGPDRLLPRLADNERVIFAAYDIVTVAIAPGKRIIPAEAWLLDNFYLIEQQINQARRHLPRGYSRQLPRLANSSSAGFPRIYDLALQLISHMDGRIDKENATQFVAAYQTVEPLKLGELWAFPIMLQLALLENIRRVALRIARRREELNAAISWADRMLATAEKEPKQLIRLLAEFANADVPLTAPFVEEFYARLQAQGPAMAFVQTWVEQKLLEQGITATQLSEVAGRTAAANQISIANSIGSLRFIGTMDWRNYVESLSVVEETLREDPAGMHIFQDFATRDRYRHVIEDVARSSSRSELAVAREVIALAQDAAEQGGIQNRAAHVGYYLIDRGRPILERKVDFQLPWKLRISRASQPLNLLLYLGPILLLTILAALVALFAFDDLGSRDWRYWFFAFTGTIGASALAVPLVNLFVTLVLPPRPLPRLDFSNGIPATHRTMVVVPTLLSTPQEVEDLLEALEIRYLGNRDPNLFFALLTDFRDAAQRTQPEDDALLVYARTAVQALNATYQDDRPCIFYLFHRPRVWNPHEQVWMGYERKRGKLEQFNALLRGGERSAFSDIVGETSILASIQYVITLDTDTQLPRDAARSLIGNMAHPLNRPVYDADQGRIVEGYAILQPRVSISLTSASQSYFTKLFAGESGIDPYSREISDVYQDIFGEGSFIGKGIYDVDAFRQAIDGRFPENLILSHDLLESGYARCALVTDVDLIEEHPASYATEASRRHRWIRGDWQLAGWLLPHVPGPAISNKSKAERQPNPLTALLIWKIFDNLRRSLVSPSLLALLAGGWLFGTGPAWFWILLVASVVLLPVLLGSVIELIRKPQERDWLVHLSLTSKSAGRPIVLALLTLVMLPYDTLISLSAILRSGLRMLFTRRSLMLWHLPSYTRRNACRTLFDFVKEMWISPVSAVVLGLLLWSNSVTEMFFYAPILLAWLLSPIVGWWISKPLISPVPQLTLDQRVFLRTAARRTWRYFAQFVGPQDNWLPPDNFQEYPAQVIATRTSPTNIGMALLADLAAYDFGYISAGEFLRRIQNTLETMEKLERYLGHFYNWYDTRTLKPLHPRYISSVDSGNLVGSLLTLLAGLAELRDQPILSPNTLQGLQDTLRVLAEHVPVLPASDLAQKIKVLEDNLYRLTLNESVQNLAIIDNLLNEMQRIGDEMMACLPTDIDIDGELYYWALAFIKQIKDFKDDLRYLVLEPQYFKNIPTLAELAKGNTAGTDTMMPAGASRGALERIKMINVLADRCRQLVVMDFEFLYDSTRDLLAIGYDVSERRRDQSCYDLLASEARLASFLLIAQGQIPQKHWFVLGRLLTSHGGEISLISWSGSMFEYLMPCLIMPNYENTLLEQTCKAAVLRQIEYGRQREVPWGISESCYNATDIQQIYQYRAFGVPGLGFKRGLGDDLVIAPYASALALMVMPHEACRNLQTLAANGLLGACGFYEAVDYTPSRVPRGKSSAIVRTYMAHHQGMSLLAFEQLLLNRPMQRRFMSDPLIQATKLLLQERIPKKGATLHPHAAEVNAAARPAIAESGTIMRVFTDLNTPIPEVHLLSNGQYHVMATNAGGGYSRWRDLAVTRWREDATSDGWGTFIYLRDRDSGHYWSTAYQPTLREADHYEAIFVQARAEYRCRDQAIEAHTEISVSPEDDVEIRRVTLTNQSSRTRHIEVTSYAEVVLAPLNSDLAHRAFSNLFVQTEIVRDRQAILCTRRRRTPEEQIPWMFHLMAAPGAIIDEPSFETDRARFIGRGRTPANPVVLDAASHVSTLSNTDGSVLDPIVAIRRTITLLPDESATVQIISGVASTREASLGLLENYCDRHFVERAFEMAWFQSQEVLRHLNITEADAQIYGRLASSVIYNNAMRRTAPSIIARNQLGQSGLWRFAISGDLPIVLIRIGNLNRIDLVKQALQAHAYWRMKGLIADLVIVNEDFSGYRAVLHDQLIGLINAGADAQIIDKPGGVFVRRTEELSEDERVLLQTVARIVFSDTAETLIEPLERRISSERISDRLEPRLLPIFEEVTPLAKRERIFYNGLGGFTPDGREYVITLEPGKSTPAPWVNVIASPYIGTVVSECGSAYTWVENAHEFRLTTWHNDSLSDSSGEMFYVRDDDTGIFWSPTPLPAGGQSGYVCRHGFGYSVFEHYQTGISSELYTYVAMDAPVKFVVIKLHNHSSRTRRLSLTGYWELVLGEWRHANLMHIVTETDPHSGALFARNAYGREYAKRVVFAKVSERERSVTGNRTEFIGRNGSLTSPASMRRKRLSGKTGAGFDPCAAIQTQIELAEGQEREIVFIFGAAHNADEAQHFIQQYGALSGARQALEAVWGYWNHALGAVHVETPDPALDVLTNGWLIYQTLSCRLWGRSGYYQSGGAYGFRDQLQDTMALIHATPWLAREQLIRCAGRQFLQGDVQHWWHPPNGQGVRTHFSDDYLWLPYATCRYVLATGDTGVLDESIYFLEGRELYPEEEAYYDQPQRSAESASLYEHCMRAIKYGLRFGEHQLPLMGCGDWNDGMNLVGRDGKGESVWLAWFLYSNLQLFADLARARGDEAFADICTEHAKQLHEHIEANAWDGDWYRRAYFDDGTPLGSSCNDECQIDSISQSWAVISKGGDLVRARQAMAAVDKYLIRRDTQLIQLFDPPFDKSELEPGYIKGYVPGIRENGGQYTHAAIWSAMAFAMLGDRERTWELFSMLNPVNHGRTPAEIERYKVEPYVMCADIYGVAPHVGRGGWTWYTGAAGWMYRLSVETLLGLQLEVNHLRITPCIPAHWQSYIIHYRFHETFYHITVKCDDEKPSQEIRVTVDGILVNNLDRDESGRPQCVISLVNDHQDHHLEVNIRC; from the coding sequence ATGAAAGAGTTCGGATTTTCAGCCCGTACACGAGATATACTTCGTGGCGCCCTTGATACGGAATTACTATGCTCCGAGTTGTTCAGCATTGAGCAATTAAAGCGTCATGGGATCATGCTGGCCGGACGATACAAGATCAATCCCAACCCTGGACCCGACCGGTTATTGCCACGATTAGCGGACAATGAGCGGGTTATTTTTGCGGCATATGACATTGTAACTGTGGCAATTGCACCGGGAAAACGAATCATTCCCGCAGAGGCTTGGTTGCTGGATAATTTTTATCTGATCGAACAGCAGATCAATCAAGCGCGGCGACATTTACCACGCGGGTACAGCCGTCAATTGCCGCGGTTGGCGAATAGCTCGTCAGCTGGTTTCCCGCGCATCTATGACTTGGCATTGCAACTCATCTCCCACATGGATGGCCGTATCGATAAGGAAAACGCTACTCAGTTTGTCGCTGCCTACCAGACTGTTGAACCGCTCAAGCTAGGTGAGTTATGGGCATTTCCGATCATGTTGCAATTGGCGCTATTAGAAAATATTCGCCGGGTTGCGCTACGTATTGCCCGGCGACGCGAAGAACTCAATGCAGCCATCAGTTGGGCGGATCGTATGCTCGCGACCGCAGAGAAGGAGCCAAAACAACTGATTCGGTTGCTGGCTGAGTTTGCTAATGCTGACGTGCCTCTGACCGCGCCGTTTGTGGAAGAATTTTATGCTCGACTCCAGGCTCAAGGGCCAGCAATGGCATTTGTTCAAACCTGGGTTGAGCAAAAATTGTTAGAACAAGGGATAACGGCAACTCAATTGTCAGAAGTGGCTGGTCGAACGGCTGCAGCCAATCAGATTTCCATTGCCAACAGTATTGGTAGTCTGCGTTTTATTGGTACCATGGATTGGAGAAATTATGTCGAATCGCTCAGCGTTGTCGAGGAAACATTACGTGAAGATCCTGCGGGGATGCATATTTTCCAGGATTTCGCCACTCGCGATCGCTATCGGCATGTCATTGAGGATGTGGCGAGAAGCAGTTCACGCAGTGAATTGGCGGTGGCACGTGAAGTTATTGCATTGGCGCAGGATGCCGCAGAGCAAGGGGGTATCCAGAACCGTGCAGCGCATGTTGGATATTATCTGATTGATCGCGGCCGGCCAATATTGGAACGCAAAGTCGATTTCCAATTGCCGTGGAAGTTACGCATCAGCCGTGCGAGCCAGCCTCTCAACTTGCTTCTGTATCTTGGTCCGATCTTGTTGCTGACCATTTTGGCAGCATTGGTCGCACTTTTTGCATTCGACGATCTTGGGTCACGAGACTGGCGCTATTGGTTTTTTGCGTTTACTGGCACCATTGGCGCTTCGGCACTGGCAGTTCCACTGGTAAATTTGTTCGTGACGCTTGTTTTGCCGCCACGCCCGTTGCCACGGTTGGATTTTTCCAACGGTATCCCCGCGACTCACCGCACTATGGTGGTCGTTCCCACCTTGCTGAGTACACCGCAGGAGGTTGAAGATCTGCTCGAGGCATTGGAGATCCGCTATCTCGGTAATCGTGATCCCAATCTGTTCTTTGCTCTGCTGACGGATTTCCGTGATGCTGCGCAACGCACGCAGCCGGAGGATGACGCGTTGCTGGTTTATGCCCGTACTGCCGTACAGGCACTCAATGCCACTTACCAAGACGACCGCCCGTGCATTTTCTATTTATTTCATCGCCCACGGGTATGGAATCCACACGAACAAGTATGGATGGGGTATGAACGCAAGCGCGGCAAATTGGAACAATTCAATGCGTTACTTCGCGGCGGCGAAAGAAGCGCATTCTCGGATATTGTCGGAGAGACCTCCATTCTCGCATCAATCCAGTATGTCATCACTTTGGATACCGATACGCAGCTTCCTCGCGATGCAGCACGTTCCTTGATCGGTAACATGGCTCATCCGCTCAATCGCCCGGTATACGACGCTGACCAAGGGCGCATTGTCGAAGGCTACGCGATCCTGCAACCGCGTGTTTCGATCAGCCTGACCAGCGCAAGCCAGTCGTATTTTACAAAATTATTCGCGGGCGAGTCGGGCATTGATCCTTATTCGCGCGAAATATCCGATGTCTACCAGGATATTTTTGGCGAAGGATCATTCATCGGCAAGGGTATTTACGATGTAGATGCCTTTCGGCAGGCCATTGATGGACGTTTTCCCGAGAATCTTATTCTCAGTCATGATTTGCTGGAAAGCGGCTATGCGCGTTGCGCACTGGTGACTGATGTGGATCTCATCGAAGAGCATCCGGCCAGTTATGCTACAGAGGCTAGTCGACGACACCGTTGGATACGCGGTGATTGGCAGCTTGCAGGTTGGTTGCTCCCGCACGTTCCGGGGCCAGCCATTTCCAATAAATCGAAGGCCGAACGGCAACCCAATCCGCTTACCGCATTGTTAATATGGAAAATATTTGACAACCTTCGACGCAGTCTGGTATCGCCGTCTCTGCTGGCATTATTGGCAGGGGGGTGGTTGTTCGGTACTGGGCCCGCATGGTTCTGGATTCTGTTGGTTGCGAGCGTGGTGCTCTTGCCTGTCTTGCTGGGAAGCGTCATCGAATTGATCCGCAAACCACAAGAGCGTGACTGGCTGGTGCATTTGAGTTTGACCAGCAAGTCAGCTGGCCGTCCCATCGTACTTGCTTTGCTGACACTGGTTATGTTGCCTTATGACACCCTGATCAGCTTGAGCGCAATTCTGCGATCGGGTCTGCGTATGTTATTCACGCGACGTAGCCTGATGCTGTGGCATTTACCCTCCTATACGCGCCGCAATGCATGCCGCACATTGTTCGATTTTGTGAAGGAAATGTGGATATCACCTGTTTCGGCAGTTGTTTTAGGGTTGTTATTGTGGAGCAATTCAGTAACAGAAATGTTCTTTTATGCGCCTATCTTGTTAGCCTGGTTGTTGTCACCTATCGTGGGCTGGTGGATCAGCAAACCGCTGATATCTCCGGTACCTCAGCTGACGCTGGATCAGCGCGTGTTCCTGCGTACAGCGGCTCGACGTACGTGGCGCTATTTCGCTCAGTTTGTCGGCCCACAGGACAATTGGTTGCCCCCCGACAATTTTCAGGAATATCCAGCTCAAGTCATTGCCACACGGACATCGCCCACGAATATCGGCATGGCATTGTTAGCCGATCTGGCCGCGTATGATTTTGGTTACATTTCCGCAGGGGAATTTTTACGTCGCATTCAGAACACATTGGAAACAATGGAAAAGTTGGAGCGTTATCTGGGCCATTTTTATAACTGGTATGACACGCGAACATTGAAACCCTTACATCCTCGATATATTTCTTCAGTGGATAGTGGAAATCTAGTCGGCAGTTTGCTCACTTTATTGGCAGGATTGGCTGAGCTGAGAGATCAACCAATCCTGTCACCTAATACATTGCAAGGATTGCAAGATACTTTGCGAGTGCTTGCCGAGCATGTACCCGTCTTACCCGCTTCGGATCTGGCACAGAAAATCAAAGTTCTTGAAGATAACCTGTACAGACTCACATTGAACGAGTCTGTACAAAATCTGGCGATCATCGATAACTTACTGAACGAGATGCAGCGTATTGGCGATGAAATGATGGCTTGTCTGCCCACAGATATCGATATCGACGGCGAATTGTATTACTGGGCACTGGCATTTATTAAGCAAATCAAAGACTTTAAAGATGATCTAAGATATCTGGTACTCGAACCACAATACTTCAAGAATATTCCGACGCTAGCTGAATTGGCTAAAGGCAACACTGCAGGCACAGATACGATGATGCCGGCCGGAGCGTCTAGAGGTGCGCTGGAGCGGATTAAAATGATCAATGTCCTGGCGGACCGTTGTCGCCAACTTGTGGTAATGGATTTTGAATTTCTCTATGATTCAACGCGTGATTTGCTGGCTATCGGCTATGACGTGAGTGAACGGCGGCGCGATCAATCCTGCTATGATTTGCTGGCATCGGAGGCGCGCCTAGCCAGTTTTCTACTCATCGCTCAGGGACAGATCCCGCAGAAGCACTGGTTTGTGCTTGGCCGACTGCTGACTAGTCACGGTGGAGAAATCAGCCTGATCTCCTGGAGTGGTTCGATGTTCGAATACCTCATGCCGTGCTTGATCATGCCGAATTACGAAAACACCTTATTGGAACAAACTTGCAAAGCCGCGGTATTGCGCCAGATTGAATACGGTCGGCAACGCGAAGTACCTTGGGGCATTTCAGAATCTTGCTATAACGCCACCGATATACAACAAATTTATCAATATCGGGCATTTGGTGTGCCGGGACTTGGTTTCAAACGAGGATTGGGAGATGATCTGGTCATCGCACCTTATGCCAGCGCACTGGCATTGATGGTGATGCCGCATGAAGCATGTCGCAACTTGCAGACATTGGCCGCTAATGGCTTGCTCGGTGCTTGTGGGTTCTATGAGGCAGTCGATTACACGCCATCGCGTGTGCCGCGCGGCAAGTCCAGCGCTATTGTACGTACCTACATGGCACATCACCAAGGCATGAGTCTGTTGGCTTTTGAGCAACTATTGCTTAACCGCCCAATGCAGCGCCGTTTTATGTCGGACCCGCTGATTCAAGCGACAAAGTTGTTGCTGCAGGAGCGTATACCGAAGAAAGGGGCAACATTGCATCCGCATGCAGCGGAAGTAAACGCCGCTGCGCGACCAGCGATCGCAGAATCGGGCACGATTATGCGCGTGTTCACCGATTTGAACACACCGATACCGGAAGTCCATTTGTTATCCAATGGCCAGTATCATGTTATGGCGACAAATGCAGGGGGCGGTTACAGTCGATGGCGTGATCTGGCTGTCACTCGTTGGCGCGAAGATGCCACCTCTGATGGCTGGGGCACCTTCATTTACTTGCGTGATCGTGATTCGGGGCATTACTGGTCCACCGCCTATCAGCCCACTCTGCGCGAAGCCGATCATTATGAAGCGATCTTCGTACAGGCACGCGCGGAATACCGTTGCCGTGACCAAGCGATTGAAGCGCACACTGAAATTAGCGTTTCTCCTGAAGATGACGTCGAAATTCGCCGTGTTACCCTCACCAATCAATCGTCGCGTACCCGTCATATTGAAGTAACGAGTTATGCAGAAGTGGTATTGGCACCGTTGAATTCTGATTTGGCTCATCGAGCTTTTAGTAATCTGTTTGTACAAACGGAAATTGTTCGCGACCGGCAGGCGATTCTCTGCACGCGGCGGCGTCGCACGCCGGAAGAGCAGATACCATGGATGTTCCATCTAATGGCAGCTCCAGGTGCGATAATTGATGAGCCATCTTTTGAAACCGACCGTGCCCGATTTATCGGACGGGGGCGAACACCGGCCAATCCGGTGGTGTTGGATGCCGCTAGTCATGTATCAACTTTATCGAACACGGACGGTTCGGTGCTCGATCCGATCGTGGCCATCCGCCGCACCATTACTTTATTGCCAGACGAATCGGCCACGGTGCAAATCATTTCCGGTGTTGCAAGCACGCGTGAAGCGTCTTTGGGATTGTTGGAGAATTATTGTGATCGGCACTTCGTGGAACGTGCTTTTGAAATGGCATGGTTTCAGAGTCAGGAAGTGCTGCGTCATCTTAATATCACCGAAGCTGATGCTCAGATTTACGGCCGCCTTGCCAGCTCTGTCATTTATAACAACGCCATGCGACGCACGGCTCCCAGTATCATTGCACGCAATCAACTGGGTCAATCCGGGCTTTGGCGTTTTGCTATCTCGGGTGATCTACCGATTGTGCTGATCCGAATCGGAAATCTGAATCGAATAGATCTGGTGAAGCAGGCGCTACAGGCCCATGCTTATTGGCGAATGAAAGGATTAATTGCTGATTTGGTGATTGTGAACGAGGATTTCTCTGGTTACCGGGCAGTTTTGCACGATCAGCTCATTGGATTGATTAATGCAGGAGCTGACGCGCAAATAATCGACAAGCCAGGAGGCGTCTTTGTACGACGAACTGAAGAGCTTTCCGAAGATGAGAGAGTCTTGCTTCAAACGGTCGCTCGCATCGTGTTTAGCGATACGGCAGAAACACTGATCGAGCCATTGGAACGCCGCATATCATCTGAACGGATTTCTGATCGCCTGGAACCCCGGTTGCTGCCGATTTTTGAAGAAGTCACCCCATTGGCAAAGCGCGAACGGATTTTCTACAATGGCTTGGGAGGGTTTACGCCCGATGGGCGCGAATATGTCATTACTCTGGAACCGGGTAAAAGTACGCCTGCGCCGTGGGTCAATGTAATCGCCAGCCCGTATATCGGTACGGTAGTCAGCGAGTGCGGCAGCGCATATACGTGGGTGGAGAATGCGCACGAGTTCCGATTGACCACTTGGCACAATGATTCATTAAGCGATAGTAGTGGCGAGATGTTCTATGTCCGTGATGATGATACAGGAATTTTCTGGTCACCAACGCCATTGCCAGCCGGCGGTCAATCCGGATATGTGTGTCGCCATGGGTTTGGGTACAGCGTGTTCGAACATTACCAGACCGGTATTTCTTCTGAACTGTATACGTATGTTGCCATGGACGCACCAGTGAAATTCGTGGTTATCAAACTGCACAACCATTCCAGCCGCACAAGGCGATTGTCGCTGACCGGCTATTGGGAACTGGTACTCGGTGAATGGCGCCACGCCAATCTGATGCACATTGTGACTGAGACGGATCCACACAGTGGAGCACTGTTTGCCCGAAATGCTTATGGCCGCGAATACGCCAAGCGAGTCGTTTTTGCCAAAGTGAGCGAAAGAGAGCGTTCAGTAACTGGGAATCGTACCGAGTTCATTGGTCGCAATGGCTCACTGACCAGTCCAGCGTCGATGCGTCGCAAGCGTTTGTCGGGAAAGACTGGAGCAGGTTTCGATCCGTGCGCAGCGATCCAGACCCAAATCGAATTGGCCGAGGGACAGGAACGCGAAATCGTATTTATATTCGGTGCCGCTCACAATGCTGACGAAGCGCAGCACTTTATTCAGCAATATGGCGCACTCTCGGGTGCCCGGCAGGCACTGGAAGCGGTATGGGGATATTGGAATCATGCATTAGGTGCGGTGCATGTGGAAACACCGGATCCGGCTCTGGATGTCTTGACCAATGGGTGGCTTATCTATCAAACATTGTCCTGCAGACTCTGGGGCCGTAGCGGATATTATCAATCCGGGGGTGCCTACGGTTTTCGTGATCAATTACAGGATACCATGGCATTGATCCATGCGACGCCATGGCTCGCTCGTGAGCAATTAATCCGTTGCGCGGGGCGACAATTTCTTCAAGGTGACGTGCAGCACTGGTGGCATCCTCCCAATGGACAAGGCGTGCGTACTCATTTCTCCGATGATTATCTGTGGTTACCGTACGCTACTTGCCGCTATGTGTTGGCAACTGGTGATACCGGCGTACTTGATGAGTCGATCTATTTCCTGGAAGGCCGCGAGTTGTATCCGGAAGAAGAAGCCTACTACGACCAACCACAACGTTCTGCAGAATCTGCGAGCCTCTATGAACATTGCATGCGTGCCATCAAATATGGCTTGCGATTTGGCGAGCATCAATTACCGTTGATGGGGTGTGGTGATTGGAATGATGGCATGAATCTTGTCGGGCGTGATGGCAAAGGTGAGAGCGTTTGGCTGGCATGGTTCTTATACTCAAATCTTCAGTTGTTTGCTGATCTGGCACGAGCCCGGGGCGATGAAGCTTTTGCCGATATTTGCACCGAGCACGCGAAACAATTACACGAACATATCGAGGCTAATGCCTGGGATGGTGACTGGTATCGACGAGCTTATTTTGACGATGGTACGCCTTTAGGTTCATCCTGTAACGATGAATGTCAGATTGATTCGATCAGTCAAAGCTGGGCAGTTATTTCCAAGGGTGGAGATCTCGTTCGCGCACGTCAAGCGATGGCTGCGGTTGACAAGTACTTGATACGGCGCGATACGCAGTTAATTCAGCTGTTCGATCCCCCCTTCGATAAATCAGAACTTGAGCCCGGGTATATCAAGGGTTATGTACCTGGAATCCGCGAAAATGGGGGTCAATACACGCATGCTGCGATTTGGTCTGCGATGGCATTTGCCATGCTAGGTGACCGGGAACGTACCTGGGAATTGTTTTCCATGCTTAATCCTGTCAATCACGGTCGAACACCTGCCGAGATTGAACGGTACAAAGTCGAGCCGTATGTCATGTGTGCGGATATATACGGCGTAGCACCCCACGTAGGGCGAGGCGGCTGGACTTGGTATACCGGTGCGGCAGGATGGATGTACCGATTGTCCGTGGAAACACTACTGGGTCTGCAATTGGAAGTAAATCATCTGCGCATAACACCATGTATCCCTGCTCATTGGCAATCGTATATCATCCACTACCGTTTTCACGAAACTTTCTATCACATCACTGTCAAATGCGACGATGAAAAGCCAAGCCAGGAGATCCGTGTAACGGTCGATGGTATCTTGGTTAATAACCTGGATAGGGATGAATCAGGCCGGCCACAATGCGTGATTTCCCTTGTAAATGATCACCAGGATCACCACCTTGAGGTGAACATACGCTGCTAG
- a CDS encoding thiol-disulfide oxidoreductase DCC family protein: protein MTSQPKIKVYYNSACPVCKAGIETQMGKESRCEIRWNDIHTHRALVSEVSSNIEFVRERLHVIDESGNLHIGFDAFLAIWRASAHERWKASMLGIPIVRQLCSFGYNLFAAALYRWNKVKKRW from the coding sequence ATGACAAGTCAGCCGAAAATAAAAGTGTATTACAACTCAGCCTGTCCGGTATGCAAAGCTGGGATTGAGACTCAGATGGGCAAAGAAAGTCGCTGTGAAATTCGGTGGAATGATATTCACACGCATCGCGCTCTTGTTTCCGAAGTCAGTTCGAATATTGAATTTGTTCGTGAACGCCTGCATGTTATTGATGAATCGGGCAATCTTCATATCGGCTTCGATGCTTTCCTGGCAATCTGGCGGGCGTCCGCCCATGAACGATGGAAGGCAAGCATGCTTGGAATCCCGATTGTCAGGCAGCTATGCAGTTTTGGCTATAATTTATTTGCCGCTGCACTTTATCGCTGGAATAAAGTAAAAAAACGTTGGTAG
- the gatB gene encoding Asp-tRNA(Asn)/Glu-tRNA(Gln) amidotransferase subunit GatB, with product MQWEIVIGLEVHAQLSTQSKIFSGASTAYGAPPNTQACVIDLALPGILPVLNKGAVERAIKFGLSVGAKINSPSIFARKNYFYPDLPKGYQISQYELPVVQGGNIRIPSDGVEKNIRLTRAHLEEDAGKSLHEDFHGMSGIDLNRAGTPLLEIVSEPDMRSSAEAVTYAKTLHALVRWIGICDGNMQEGSFRCDANVSVRPRGTEKLGTRCEIKNLNSFRFLEKAIDYEARRQIEILEDGGTIRQETRLYDAGKDETRTMRTKEDANDYRYFPDPDLLPLEISASWIDQVRSALPELPQVRRDRYMSEFALSAYDASVLTSSRETADYFESAIRQLPAQEKLCANWIMGEISGQLNKEGLEISACPITPSQLAMLLERISDGTISGKAAKTVFESMWNGELEKNVDAIIAAKGLKQISDDSAIEKLVDQVLAANAQQVADYRNGKEKAFNSLVGQIMKATHGKANPAQVNIILKKKLEE from the coding sequence ATGCAGTGGGAAATTGTCATCGGTCTGGAAGTACATGCTCAACTTTCAACGCAATCTAAAATCTTCTCGGGCGCATCCACCGCCTATGGCGCCCCGCCGAATACGCAGGCGTGTGTTATTGACTTGGCATTGCCCGGCATTTTGCCGGTACTCAACAAGGGCGCGGTTGAGCGGGCAATCAAGTTTGGCTTGTCGGTGGGTGCCAAAATTAATTCGCCATCTATTTTCGCGCGCAAAAATTATTTTTATCCTGATTTGCCGAAAGGCTATCAAATCAGTCAATACGAATTACCGGTGGTGCAAGGTGGCAACATTCGGATTCCGTCCGATGGCGTAGAAAAAAACATTCGTTTGACTCGAGCGCATCTGGAGGAGGACGCCGGAAAGTCGCTGCACGAGGATTTTCATGGTATGAGTGGGATTGATCTGAATCGGGCTGGTACGCCCTTGCTGGAAATTGTTTCTGAGCCGGATATGCGCAGCAGTGCGGAAGCCGTAACTTATGCGAAAACACTCCATGCTCTGGTGCGTTGGATCGGTATTTGCGATGGCAATATGCAGGAAGGTTCTTTCCGCTGCGATGCCAATGTTTCGGTACGTCCTCGCGGTACAGAAAAACTTGGTACACGCTGCGAAATCAAAAATCTGAATTCATTTCGCTTTCTTGAGAAAGCGATCGATTATGAAGCCAGAAGACAAATTGAAATTCTGGAAGACGGCGGCACTATTCGACAGGAAACTCGTTTGTACGATGCTGGCAAAGATGAAACGCGAACCATGCGTACCAAGGAAGATGCCAACGATTACCGATATTTTCCCGATCCGGATTTATTGCCGCTCGAAATTTCTGCAAGCTGGATTGATCAGGTGCGATCAGCCTTGCCGGAATTGCCTCAAGTGCGACGAGATCGTTATATGTCCGAGTTTGCGCTATCTGCTTATGATGCCTCCGTCTTAACCAGTTCGCGCGAAACTGCAGATTATTTTGAGTCAGCTATCAGGCAATTGCCTGCGCAAGAAAAATTGTGTGCCAACTGGATCATGGGTGAAATCAGCGGACAATTGAATAAAGAAGGACTTGAGATCAGCGCATGTCCAATCACTCCTTCCCAACTCGCTATGCTGCTGGAGCGCATCAGTGATGGCACCATTTCCGGTAAGGCAGCCAAAACGGTATTTGAAAGCATGTGGAATGGTGAGCTGGAAAAGAATGTCGATGCCATTATTGCTGCAAAAGGACTAAAACAAATTTCCGACGATAGCGCTATTGAGAAACTGGTCGATCAAGTACTGGCGGCTAATGCGCAGCAAGTTGCAGACTATCGGAATGGCAAAGAAAAAGCCTTCAACTCACTGGTCGGTCAGATCATGAAAGCAACGCATGGAAAAGCCAATCCAGCACAGGTGAATATTATTCTGAAAAAGAAACTGGAGGAATAA